The Canis lupus dingo isolate Sandy chromosome 8, ASM325472v2, whole genome shotgun sequence genome has a segment encoding these proteins:
- the FBXO34 gene encoding F-box only protein 34 isoform X2 — translation MSQQAPAGTLARGRAGRTGRGEERRERKLGLVPTPGIAADLNRKWFGISISQLASVMHLKPYWKLQKKVSPLEISKETLRTPMTHHEVNDEKCKASYMKPSVFPSPSLGKASSRKPFGIISPNVLCSMSGKSPVESSLNVKTKKNAPCATIHQGEEGEGPLDIWAVVKPGNTKEKIAFFAAHQCSNRIGSMKIKSSWDIDGRATKRRKKSGDLKKAKIQLERMREVNSRCYQPEPFACGIEHCSVHYVSDSGDGVYTGRPLSVIQMVAFLEQRASALLATCTKNCTNSPSVVRFPGQARGGLSASEPFSAPGACEESTERGNPEVGEPQSEPIRVLDMVARLESECLKRQSQREPGSLSRNNSFRRNVGRVLLANGTLANEGKTNKGALEAPDTQVNPVGSVSADHSLSRADHCSPRENESWDSAPRGCPPLPAGVNFLTDSAKFEPDQQTAMKNGNRYDVEMTEELAGSPFPPRTCPQAIELPTDAVDCRSRELAPLTSQNPDQRRKEPLCISITVSKVEQGQPSSLKSCEDPLPGMLFFLPPGQRQSGCSQLSESTRESPEARQLQDAAEGDSASEEKSVSADAFVPPASPVESTLPVLEASSWKKQVSHDFLETRFKIQQLLEPQQYMAFLPHHLMVKIFRLLPTKSLVALKCTCCYFKFIIEYYNIRPADSRWVRDPRYREDPCKQCKKKYVKGDVSLCRWHPKPYCQALPYGPGYWMCCHRSQKGFPGCKLGLHDNHWVPACHSFNRAIHKKAKGTETEEEY, via the coding sequence AGCCTCTGTTATGCACCTAAAGCCATACTGGAAACTCCAGAAGAAAGTGTCACCTCTGGAAATCAGCAAGGAAACTTTGAGAACTCCTATGACCCACCACGAAGTGAATGATGAAAAATGCAAAGCTAGCTACATGAAACCAAGTGTATTTCCTTCACCCTCTCTTGGTAAAGCATCATCTCGAAAGCCTTTTGGGATTATTTCTCCAAATGTTTTGTGCAGCATGAGTGGGAAGAGTCCTGTAGAGAGCAGCTTGAATGTTAAAACCAAGAAGAATGCACCATGTGCAACAATCCACCAGGGTGAAGAAGGGGAAGGGCCGCTTGATATCTGGGCTGTTGTGAAACCGGGAAATACCAAGGAGAAAATTGCATTCTTTGCAGCCCACCAGTGTAGCAATAGGATAGgatctatgaaaataaaaagctcctgggATATTGATGGGAGAGCtactaaaagaaggaaaaaatcaggGGATCTTAAAAAAGCCAAGATACAGTTAGAAAGGATGAGGGAAGTCAACAGCAGGTGCTACCAGCCTGAGCCCTTTGCGTGCGGCATTGAGCACTGTTCTGTGCATTATGTGAGTGACAGTGGCGATGGGGTCTATACCGGGAGGCCTCTGTCAGTCATACAGATGGTTGCCTTCCTTGAGCAAAGGGCCAGTGCCCTACTGGCTACTTGTACGAAAAACTGCACTAATTCACCGTCTGTGGTGAGGTTTCCTGGGCAGGCCAGAGGTGGGCTCTCAGCCTCCGAGCCCTTTTCTGCTCCAGGAGCTTGTGAAGAATCCACAGAAAGGGGAAATCCTGAGGTCGGTGAACCACAGAGTGAGCCAATCCGTGTCCTTGACATGGTAGCCAGGCTGGAGTCTGAGTGCCTGAAGCGGCAGAGCCAGCGTGAGCCTGGGAGCCTCTCGAGGAATAACAGCTTCCGTCGAAATGTGGGCCGGGTGTTGCTTGCAAATGGCACGCTGGCTAatgaaggcaaaacaaacaaaggtgCCCTGGAGGCACCAGACACTCAGGTGAATCCTGTGGGGTCTGTGTCTGCGGACCACAGTCTCTCAAGAGCTGACCATTGTTCTCCTAGGGAGAATGAGTCCTGGGACAGTGCTCCTCGGGGCTGTCCCCCATTGCCGGCCGGTGTGAATTTCCTCACAGACAGTGCAAAATTTGAGCCAGATCAGCAAACTGCTATGAAAAACGGCAATAGATACGACGTGGAAATGACCGAGGAACTTGCTGGGTCACCTTTTCCTCCTCGCACCTGCCCTCAAGCCATTGAATTGCCCACAGATGCTGTTGATTGTAGGAGTAGAGAGCTCGCTCCGCTCACTAGCCAAAATCCTgatcagagaagaaaggaaccTTTGTGCATTAGTATCACTGTGTCCAAGGTAGAGCAAGGCCAGCCTTCTAGTTTAAAGTCCTGTGAAGACCCACTTCCAGGGATGTTGTTTTTTTTGCCACCGGGTCAACGCCAGTCGGGCTGTTCCCAGTTGAGTGAAAGCACAAGGGAGTCTCCTGAGGCCAGGCAGCTTCAGGATGCTGCTGAGGGGGACAGTGCCTCAGAGGAGAAAAGCGTGTCAGCTGACGCGTTTGTCCCGCCAGCCTCTCCGGTGGAAAGTACATTGCCGGTGCTCGAGGCATCCAGTTGGAAGAAGCAAGTGTCTCATGACTTTCTGGAGACAAGGTTTAAAATCCAGCAGCTTTTGGAGCCTCAGCAGTACATGGCTTTTCTGCCCCACCACCTCATGGTGAAAATCTTCAGGTTACTCCCCACCAAGAGCTTAGTGGCTCTTAAGTGTACCTGCTGCTATTTCAAGTTTATCATCGAATACTACAACATCAGGCCCGCAGACTCCCGCTGGGTGCGAGATCCGCGATATAGAGAGGACCCTTGCAAGCAGTGCAAGAAAAAATACGTGAAAGGGGATGTGTCCCTGTGCCGGTGGCACCCCAAGCCCTATTGCCAGGCATTGCCCTATGGGCCAGGATACTGGATGTGCTGCCACCGGTCTCAGAAGGGCTTCCCTGGCTGTAAGCTGGGGCTTCATGACAATCACTGGGTCCCTGCTTGCCACAGCTTTAACCGGGCGATCCATAAGAAAGCAAAGGGGACCGAAACTGAAGAGGAATACTAG
- the FBXO34 gene encoding F-box only protein 34 isoform X3 — translation MGCDVTAGPGGDLGARKGGEDRERRGEERKEVGSCTDAWNRSGFESKVVRASVMHLKPYWKLQKKVSPLEISKETLRTPMTHHEVNDEKCKASYMKPSVFPSPSLGKASSRKPFGIISPNVLCSMSGKSPVESSLNVKTKKNAPCATIHQGEEGEGPLDIWAVVKPGNTKEKIAFFAAHQCSNRIGSMKIKSSWDIDGRATKRRKKSGDLKKAKIQLERMREVNSRCYQPEPFACGIEHCSVHYVSDSGDGVYTGRPLSVIQMVAFLEQRASALLATCTKNCTNSPSVVRFPGQARGGLSASEPFSAPGACEESTERGNPEVGEPQSEPIRVLDMVARLESECLKRQSQREPGSLSRNNSFRRNVGRVLLANGTLANEGKTNKGALEAPDTQVNPVGSVSADHSLSRADHCSPRENESWDSAPRGCPPLPAGVNFLTDSAKFEPDQQTAMKNGNRYDVEMTEELAGSPFPPRTCPQAIELPTDAVDCRSRELAPLTSQNPDQRRKEPLCISITVSKVEQGQPSSLKSCEDPLPGMLFFLPPGQRQSGCSQLSESTRESPEARQLQDAAEGDSASEEKSVSADAFVPPASPVESTLPVLEASSWKKQVSHDFLETRFKIQQLLEPQQYMAFLPHHLMVKIFRLLPTKSLVALKCTCCYFKFIIEYYNIRPADSRWVRDPRYREDPCKQCKKKYVKGDVSLCRWHPKPYCQALPYGPGYWMCCHRSQKGFPGCKLGLHDNHWVPACHSFNRAIHKKAKGTETEEEY, via the coding sequence AGCCTCTGTTATGCACCTAAAGCCATACTGGAAACTCCAGAAGAAAGTGTCACCTCTGGAAATCAGCAAGGAAACTTTGAGAACTCCTATGACCCACCACGAAGTGAATGATGAAAAATGCAAAGCTAGCTACATGAAACCAAGTGTATTTCCTTCACCCTCTCTTGGTAAAGCATCATCTCGAAAGCCTTTTGGGATTATTTCTCCAAATGTTTTGTGCAGCATGAGTGGGAAGAGTCCTGTAGAGAGCAGCTTGAATGTTAAAACCAAGAAGAATGCACCATGTGCAACAATCCACCAGGGTGAAGAAGGGGAAGGGCCGCTTGATATCTGGGCTGTTGTGAAACCGGGAAATACCAAGGAGAAAATTGCATTCTTTGCAGCCCACCAGTGTAGCAATAGGATAGgatctatgaaaataaaaagctcctgggATATTGATGGGAGAGCtactaaaagaaggaaaaaatcaggGGATCTTAAAAAAGCCAAGATACAGTTAGAAAGGATGAGGGAAGTCAACAGCAGGTGCTACCAGCCTGAGCCCTTTGCGTGCGGCATTGAGCACTGTTCTGTGCATTATGTGAGTGACAGTGGCGATGGGGTCTATACCGGGAGGCCTCTGTCAGTCATACAGATGGTTGCCTTCCTTGAGCAAAGGGCCAGTGCCCTACTGGCTACTTGTACGAAAAACTGCACTAATTCACCGTCTGTGGTGAGGTTTCCTGGGCAGGCCAGAGGTGGGCTCTCAGCCTCCGAGCCCTTTTCTGCTCCAGGAGCTTGTGAAGAATCCACAGAAAGGGGAAATCCTGAGGTCGGTGAACCACAGAGTGAGCCAATCCGTGTCCTTGACATGGTAGCCAGGCTGGAGTCTGAGTGCCTGAAGCGGCAGAGCCAGCGTGAGCCTGGGAGCCTCTCGAGGAATAACAGCTTCCGTCGAAATGTGGGCCGGGTGTTGCTTGCAAATGGCACGCTGGCTAatgaaggcaaaacaaacaaaggtgCCCTGGAGGCACCAGACACTCAGGTGAATCCTGTGGGGTCTGTGTCTGCGGACCACAGTCTCTCAAGAGCTGACCATTGTTCTCCTAGGGAGAATGAGTCCTGGGACAGTGCTCCTCGGGGCTGTCCCCCATTGCCGGCCGGTGTGAATTTCCTCACAGACAGTGCAAAATTTGAGCCAGATCAGCAAACTGCTATGAAAAACGGCAATAGATACGACGTGGAAATGACCGAGGAACTTGCTGGGTCACCTTTTCCTCCTCGCACCTGCCCTCAAGCCATTGAATTGCCCACAGATGCTGTTGATTGTAGGAGTAGAGAGCTCGCTCCGCTCACTAGCCAAAATCCTgatcagagaagaaaggaaccTTTGTGCATTAGTATCACTGTGTCCAAGGTAGAGCAAGGCCAGCCTTCTAGTTTAAAGTCCTGTGAAGACCCACTTCCAGGGATGTTGTTTTTTTTGCCACCGGGTCAACGCCAGTCGGGCTGTTCCCAGTTGAGTGAAAGCACAAGGGAGTCTCCTGAGGCCAGGCAGCTTCAGGATGCTGCTGAGGGGGACAGTGCCTCAGAGGAGAAAAGCGTGTCAGCTGACGCGTTTGTCCCGCCAGCCTCTCCGGTGGAAAGTACATTGCCGGTGCTCGAGGCATCCAGTTGGAAGAAGCAAGTGTCTCATGACTTTCTGGAGACAAGGTTTAAAATCCAGCAGCTTTTGGAGCCTCAGCAGTACATGGCTTTTCTGCCCCACCACCTCATGGTGAAAATCTTCAGGTTACTCCCCACCAAGAGCTTAGTGGCTCTTAAGTGTACCTGCTGCTATTTCAAGTTTATCATCGAATACTACAACATCAGGCCCGCAGACTCCCGCTGGGTGCGAGATCCGCGATATAGAGAGGACCCTTGCAAGCAGTGCAAGAAAAAATACGTGAAAGGGGATGTGTCCCTGTGCCGGTGGCACCCCAAGCCCTATTGCCAGGCATTGCCCTATGGGCCAGGATACTGGATGTGCTGCCACCGGTCTCAGAAGGGCTTCCCTGGCTGTAAGCTGGGGCTTCATGACAATCACTGGGTCCCTGCTTGCCACAGCTTTAACCGGGCGATCCATAAGAAAGCAAAGGGGACCGAAACTGAAGAGGAATACTAG
- the FBXO34 gene encoding F-box only protein 34 isoform X1 has translation MHLKPYWKLQKKVSPLEISKETLRTPMTHHEVNDEKCKASYMKPSVFPSPSLGKASSRKPFGIISPNVLCSMSGKSPVESSLNVKTKKNAPCATIHQGEEGEGPLDIWAVVKPGNTKEKIAFFAAHQCSNRIGSMKIKSSWDIDGRATKRRKKSGDLKKAKIQLERMREVNSRCYQPEPFACGIEHCSVHYVSDSGDGVYTGRPLSVIQMVAFLEQRASALLATCTKNCTNSPSVVRFPGQARGGLSASEPFSAPGACEESTERGNPEVGEPQSEPIRVLDMVARLESECLKRQSQREPGSLSRNNSFRRNVGRVLLANGTLANEGKTNKGALEAPDTQVNPVGSVSADHSLSRADHCSPRENESWDSAPRGCPPLPAGVNFLTDSAKFEPDQQTAMKNGNRYDVEMTEELAGSPFPPRTCPQAIELPTDAVDCRSRELAPLTSQNPDQRRKEPLCISITVSKVEQGQPSSLKSCEDPLPGMLFFLPPGQRQSGCSQLSESTRESPEARQLQDAAEGDSASEEKSVSADAFVPPASPVESTLPVLEASSWKKQVSHDFLETRFKIQQLLEPQQYMAFLPHHLMVKIFRLLPTKSLVALKCTCCYFKFIIEYYNIRPADSRWVRDPRYREDPCKQCKKKYVKGDVSLCRWHPKPYCQALPYGPGYWMCCHRSQKGFPGCKLGLHDNHWVPACHSFNRAIHKKAKGTETEEEY, from the coding sequence ATGCACCTAAAGCCATACTGGAAACTCCAGAAGAAAGTGTCACCTCTGGAAATCAGCAAGGAAACTTTGAGAACTCCTATGACCCACCACGAAGTGAATGATGAAAAATGCAAAGCTAGCTACATGAAACCAAGTGTATTTCCTTCACCCTCTCTTGGTAAAGCATCATCTCGAAAGCCTTTTGGGATTATTTCTCCAAATGTTTTGTGCAGCATGAGTGGGAAGAGTCCTGTAGAGAGCAGCTTGAATGTTAAAACCAAGAAGAATGCACCATGTGCAACAATCCACCAGGGTGAAGAAGGGGAAGGGCCGCTTGATATCTGGGCTGTTGTGAAACCGGGAAATACCAAGGAGAAAATTGCATTCTTTGCAGCCCACCAGTGTAGCAATAGGATAGgatctatgaaaataaaaagctcctgggATATTGATGGGAGAGCtactaaaagaaggaaaaaatcaggGGATCTTAAAAAAGCCAAGATACAGTTAGAAAGGATGAGGGAAGTCAACAGCAGGTGCTACCAGCCTGAGCCCTTTGCGTGCGGCATTGAGCACTGTTCTGTGCATTATGTGAGTGACAGTGGCGATGGGGTCTATACCGGGAGGCCTCTGTCAGTCATACAGATGGTTGCCTTCCTTGAGCAAAGGGCCAGTGCCCTACTGGCTACTTGTACGAAAAACTGCACTAATTCACCGTCTGTGGTGAGGTTTCCTGGGCAGGCCAGAGGTGGGCTCTCAGCCTCCGAGCCCTTTTCTGCTCCAGGAGCTTGTGAAGAATCCACAGAAAGGGGAAATCCTGAGGTCGGTGAACCACAGAGTGAGCCAATCCGTGTCCTTGACATGGTAGCCAGGCTGGAGTCTGAGTGCCTGAAGCGGCAGAGCCAGCGTGAGCCTGGGAGCCTCTCGAGGAATAACAGCTTCCGTCGAAATGTGGGCCGGGTGTTGCTTGCAAATGGCACGCTGGCTAatgaaggcaaaacaaacaaaggtgCCCTGGAGGCACCAGACACTCAGGTGAATCCTGTGGGGTCTGTGTCTGCGGACCACAGTCTCTCAAGAGCTGACCATTGTTCTCCTAGGGAGAATGAGTCCTGGGACAGTGCTCCTCGGGGCTGTCCCCCATTGCCGGCCGGTGTGAATTTCCTCACAGACAGTGCAAAATTTGAGCCAGATCAGCAAACTGCTATGAAAAACGGCAATAGATACGACGTGGAAATGACCGAGGAACTTGCTGGGTCACCTTTTCCTCCTCGCACCTGCCCTCAAGCCATTGAATTGCCCACAGATGCTGTTGATTGTAGGAGTAGAGAGCTCGCTCCGCTCACTAGCCAAAATCCTgatcagagaagaaaggaaccTTTGTGCATTAGTATCACTGTGTCCAAGGTAGAGCAAGGCCAGCCTTCTAGTTTAAAGTCCTGTGAAGACCCACTTCCAGGGATGTTGTTTTTTTTGCCACCGGGTCAACGCCAGTCGGGCTGTTCCCAGTTGAGTGAAAGCACAAGGGAGTCTCCTGAGGCCAGGCAGCTTCAGGATGCTGCTGAGGGGGACAGTGCCTCAGAGGAGAAAAGCGTGTCAGCTGACGCGTTTGTCCCGCCAGCCTCTCCGGTGGAAAGTACATTGCCGGTGCTCGAGGCATCCAGTTGGAAGAAGCAAGTGTCTCATGACTTTCTGGAGACAAGGTTTAAAATCCAGCAGCTTTTGGAGCCTCAGCAGTACATGGCTTTTCTGCCCCACCACCTCATGGTGAAAATCTTCAGGTTACTCCCCACCAAGAGCTTAGTGGCTCTTAAGTGTACCTGCTGCTATTTCAAGTTTATCATCGAATACTACAACATCAGGCCCGCAGACTCCCGCTGGGTGCGAGATCCGCGATATAGAGAGGACCCTTGCAAGCAGTGCAAGAAAAAATACGTGAAAGGGGATGTGTCCCTGTGCCGGTGGCACCCCAAGCCCTATTGCCAGGCATTGCCCTATGGGCCAGGATACTGGATGTGCTGCCACCGGTCTCAGAAGGGCTTCCCTGGCTGTAAGCTGGGGCTTCATGACAATCACTGGGTCCCTGCTTGCCACAGCTTTAACCGGGCGATCCATAAGAAAGCAAAGGGGACCGAAACTGAAGAGGAATACTAG